ttgagggcttagtcaaggctgtttactccattcaaactttgctaaaaatgtgtaatttcgtgtttaattaatcagcgtgtgccgatgtatcgcagctatagggggcgatatatcgcagcacgtagatacggaaaacacgagacgatgcacgattgcctcgggcatactggcccaggcgatatatcgcctacagggggcgatatatcgcctccttcagtatgttttgaaagtttttgaattctttttccattcagccattcaacctcttaataagtccaacatctttttgaacgagtcttctgcctctgctgaacgattattcaaattgttttcacctaaaaagctattatttttattcaagtaaaatcaagatcatttcattcctaaactctataaataggacctagtacccagacattattcatcttttgctctaagttcagaggctgcaagtgctaagtgagtgtgagagtgtaaacacctgggttggggaatcataagcttgatcaccataagcttatcaaacactttgggaagtaaggttctatagtatttcagtttgtggtgtagattggtcttacaagtctttaaggtaacccaaaactctagatcattggttttatgttattttctttctcatagccttctactcagtcttctaacctcattcttattttggttaggaaatctaagttcttgaacacataagtttcggtaagtatgtttctcaatggtttagtcttcccattccttttcatctctttttcttcattagactcactctttttcataatggttattaggagtgttccaaagtcccaacgctgtccacatatcccggtaactttggtaaggaaaataggatagaaatgcatatgttatatgttttatatgttatcttatgttatgataagtgttatgatatgtatgtttgtaggcttgggcatatgacccatatgactaacaagaccccaaatagattatatgcatatgacctacttagctagtaggaccccactaatctcatgggcatatgacttgtttagtctatgggaccccaagtaataatggccattatagtaagtgtatgatataagtgttatgttatgtagtgttatgttcttatgcttcttatgaaattatgtatatgaactatgtgttagattttcccttgctgggcattaggctcatttctttttgtttatatgtgcaggaaaatagctattagtggcagtaaggttcgtggatgcttggagattgtgtatcgatgatgaatggagtcaaggagtcgagagttcgatttcgaggatgtagtcatttgtttatggtctttatatgtattttccgcacttactatgtaatccttttattttataaatcatgttatgttttgtttttcaaacaatgggatcccatatcctttttggtatttatgtaagtaactcttatttctataagttttctaataaaattatggtattttcgcaaatataagttttagtaagaatttgtatgtatagtttcgttaatggtccaagagtctagaatagttgggtcattatagctGACATTCGATTGTAAAGGTCCTTCATTGTAAAAGGCATTTTATGGTAACCTCCAACTTGATTTGCCATGTACGACATTATGTGACACGTCCGCACACCAGCTTCTTTCAAGGTCTTCGCTTGGTTAGTATATCCATCTGAAACAACCCGGTTTGATCGAAGGAATTGCTTGTGCAATTCAAAATTCAACGGGTGGGAATGGTCAGTAATAAACTCCTTGCAGACCCACTTGCTAGTTGTCTGAACAAGATTAACTCAGAAAGCCATCTTGCAACACACTCGAGTTAGAGCATTGGGCCTCCTTTTCCTATTTTCCCTTGTCAAATGACTGTTTGACCTAGTTCCTTGTCGTGAGCAAACCCACTCTCTTTCCCGAATCTCTCCACAAGAATTCTTCCTCATGTACCTTTTGCGAAGGCTAAATCCCACAACCTTAGCGTAATCATATATAAATTCTTCGGCGGAATCCAAAGAGTCAAATACGTGGCCTATAAGGCTACTCTTACTCAACTTGAATGGGTCTCCATTAATTCCATACTTTTCTAAAACATTTGCCTCATCCATTTCCAAATGCAAGCTAACATCCCCTTGTACATTTGCCTCTGCAGTTTGTTGTGTAGCACTAGTATGGCGACAATGATCTCCCATTTCAGCGTCGtcattataatcaaatatttcatCGAAATCACCCTCAGCATTGACTCCCTCCATGTCACTGTTGTCCCTGGTCGTCAAGGAAATATAATCAATAGTGACACATGCAACATATTTCATTTCATAAACTGACTTATAAATATCTGAAATCACCAAATCAATTTCGGAGGCCCATATTTTACCCATGACTATACTTACACGTTCATCCTTAGCCTCCTAGCCCAACTGTATGATGGGCCTCACCTattttaaaaccccaaatgacaTAATTCGCAACATTCTACTACCATCTTTGGATAAATCCAAACTAACTATCAATATtaatgtttttctaaaaaaaaaacaaataaactaaTACACCAACATTGTCATTAAGGTTTACCATTTTTAccaaaattactattttaattCAAATGCGTCAACTAAGTAGCATAACCATGTACATtaccaaaaaatatatttaaaaaaatataaacgaTTAAAAAGAAAATGCGTCAACTAAGTACCTGTTATTTACGGTGCTTTAGTTCCTACAGCTTGGTGACTATTTCAATGGAAGGATTCAAATAACTTTTATAAGACCACCTCCTCCTTGGTCGACTACTCTTTCATATATACATCACTCCTTTCACAAACAACCTACCTCGACTACTCTTTCATATATACATCACTCCTTTCACAAACAACTTACCTCTCTAAACAAGATAAAAACACCTAGTGTTAATTGCCATACAATAAGAACCCATCATTCCTATACAGAGGTATATCACGTCTAAAGAGTGTCAGCGTTGTCTACGTGCCACTCTTTGGTCCAATGGTTTAAGAAATGTTGTACCTTTTGAAATTATGTTCACATGGGGGAGTACAATCGAGCCCCGATATTGTGATCACTTCAAGCTGTCGAACACGTATCTTTATCTTTATGAGAAATTGTACGTTTAATTTAATTCACAATAGAAATAGTTTGCTTTTGTACTTTGACCTGACACCTTTTCAGCAACTGAAGCATCACTCCAAACGTGTATAGCTGACCTTCTTAGACGTGTACAACTGAATCATATTGCTACTCGGTACACAGTTTTAGATTTATTAGTTTGGCCAATATAAAGTCTTATTTAAACACGTACACTTTTAATGAATTATAATCATTactttaaatgaataaaatattattCAACAAGTTGCAATAATTTAAAACTTCAGCTGTAACATCTCAACATGTATAGTGTcgtcatttttcattttttattctaATCAAAAGTAAATGTGTGAGACCATTTAAAATTTATGAAACATACAATTTTAAAAATTGCAACCACAATCAGACAACATATTTTTAGATATTAAAGAGTTAGTAACAacaaagaaatagatatatgacaCATTATTATTGGTAAGCATGAAATAAAAACTTGTCATGGTGTGAAATCTACACGTGTCACTAAAGAATTCATGTGACTTAATGGAATCAAAGTAATAATAAGTCTTTTACGCTTTTTactttcattttattattaaatttccTTCATAACCAACAAATAATTCACTACTCCAATATTTCATTCAACACAGTGCATTAAATTACTAATTTATTTTTAAGAAATCGTTGATAGTTAAATATTATTTCTTCTTTTGTCATTTCAAGTACCCACCCAGTTTATGGAATCCACCATTTTTTTCTTAAATGAACTTAAAACTCGATCACAAGGACAGTAGACCCATTCATTCAAGAAAGTATCTGATTCATATATGCATACATGAAGATAAGTAAGATTCAACGGTGGCTACAAACACAACATACACATCCATCCTGACTACTACAGGTCACCTGAAAATGACGACACAGAGGAGTAATATTCTATTTATGAAATAGTAAGTGCATACGCTCATTGTAAGAGCTAAACCTCATGTTCATTAACTATGAACTTTCTAAATAACATTAAACATATCACACACACTGCTTAATGATGTGTTGATTAATCTTATAAAACAAGTGAAATACCCACTACTACCACATGAACTTAAAAGATAAACAGTTCGTCTATCACATCAGTTGCCTCATATTGTTCTTCTTGCACGTTGTCTAAAAGACCGTTTTACTTCTGCCGCTTCCGGTGACTTCCGCTGCTTGCAtcgttgtgttttcttgcttctCGTTGGGCCTCCAGCAAAATATCGCACACCTGGTCTACTTGGTCCACCAAGCTCTCCAGCAAAGTTAGTGCATCACCAAGCTTCTTCGTAATGGGGTTCTCAGGCACCTCCTCCGGACCCTCTTCGGATTGTTCTTCTTTTTGTTGTAACTCCAGCATTGGGACCAGCCGTCGCCGGACAGAGACACCTCCAGTGCGTCCAACGTCGTTCGCAAACTCCAATGGAGATGAATGACCTCCACTACTGCCATCTCCACCTCTGTTTGTGAAGTTGTTCATGCTGGAAACGTCAATGCAGCACTCCAAGCTGtctattttgaaataaaaaattttATGACCTCCACAACTCACGCAAGTAGTTCACCGAATGCTTCCTTATTTATACTTGTAATTAAGTTCACTCTTCACTTAATGAAATCAGTCGCATTATTTTTTATGCATATGCCCAAATAGTTCTCCTCGTATGCCCAACCTCTTAATTGAAGTATTTCAGAAATTTATGAATGTCAGTGGGCTTGTATATTCCACTTATTATGATAATGAGGATCACCATACAAATGAGACATGGCATGATTAAAGTTAATCATAATGTTACACATTATTTAAATTCTCCTAGTGTTCTCTTCCATGTTCCATGTTGAAGATAAATTTAAAACTGTATTTAATTTTTCTGACCGACGAGGAAATAcgaaaattttaaatataatacaCTTTCGTACTTATTCTTCAAACGCTTACTGTACTCTGTTTTCTTGGACCATTATTTCGTGTTTATGATTTTTGTAGAACACCACGGtgaattaatttatttgtttTCTAATCATAATTTACTGTTCGGTGTGAGATTATGTACTACGTCCTCGATATGACCATTTCAAGTAGATCGACCCCAAGTCAATTCATATATAACCCCTCTAGTACCTTCTTTAAATAATACCCCCTTAATTGAAACATCCAGAAATACATAGCAAACAAGATGCAGTCAttcttaaaattaaaaataaaaaaccatttgAATGAAATCCTTTGTTTTACAAACCCACTATAACAATACACTAATCCACCCATAATTAATGTTAACTAAAACTTAGGCAAACTATCCATGCCTGCCACCGAGTACCACTTCTCCAATGACCTCTAATCATCTCCACCATTGTCACTAGGGTCCTTTCTCTCCCCTTCCCCTATTTGCTCCTCTCCCCCACTGGGTGATGTCACTCCAGTTCGATGAGAACTGCCTTCCCCGACATCGTTGCCTGTGTTTGATGGTCCCGGACTGTCGGATGCAGCGAGCTCTGCCCTAAACCTTTCCCGGAGGCGATCATAACGATGGGACTCCGCACGGAGCACTCCCATTAGCATCCCCATTCGGTATGCATTGGCCACATCCTCCTCATCAATGGTTCTTCCTACAACTCTAGATCGAATGCCACTTTCTAGATCGATCTCAAACTCCTCACTGCCAATGTTGGGGTGGCCTCCGTTATCTCTTCTAAACTGGCGAAAAGCCTCCAATGCCTCCGTCAAACTGTTAAACCCTTCGAATCGGCCACCGGGGAAGTCGAAAATTTGAGCATGGGTAACTCCCCATGTTGTATACACTCCAGGGCGCCTCCCCACGTACACAACGAAAAAGGGGTACGTAGACATAGAGTACAACAGGACTTAACCTGGTGGGAAATAGATTACAAATCaaagtaattaaaatatgttaATAAGGCAAAACTTCCCACTAAATTAAAGAAATATTTTTGCCAGAAAATAATGCCAGGAAACTACTTCAGCAATGCAGAGTTCCCACCTTATGCAGGGCACTTGAGCTATTGTTCCTAACAAGTAGTTGAACATGCAATAAATTTAAATCCTAACATCCTTTTAAGTAGTCACTGCGGAGTGTATGGTTATTACATACTCATCCATTTGATTCATTTCCCTCCACACGGGCCCAGCACATGCCACGCGTCCAAATAGATCATTTGATTGTTCACCAATACTTCTTATTACCCACGACCCTCACTGAACTAAGTACCAGCCAACCCGACCACTAATAAAGGTGATATTTCAAATTTTTGGTTAAATCagtagtgttttttttttctgaaatggCACACATTTTCCATTACCGCCCTTTCTTTTACCTTCCAATTTTTTGGCCTTATACGTTTTCTATTTTAACTTTTTACTTTCGAATTACCGctcaattattttatataatccaccattttttttttttggtgatagTGTTTACGCCATTTTTACTGTGATGATTAAATTTATGATTATCAAATTacaatttatttttgttaaagcTTAATTTAATTCAATTTAGTTTCCTTTCTTGTACAAACGAAATGTTTTAACTTAAGCGATTAATAATGATAAGCAACaataatattttttgtttatatgttatatattattaaaaaattggATACACCCTAGTAAACTCTCTTTCAAATTTAAGGTACCATTACAATAAATATATTCTTATAATATTGAAGTGGATGAaaaaataaaaccataaaaaaataaaagtgttgactacctttttcactatcaacATAATCCGAgcgtttaaagaaaataatggaaaaataacAAAGGTTTTACGTGGTTCTTGGTGGGCAAATTTTAAAAAacataattgtaatgccctaaatttcgTGATAAGACTTATGACCTTTATTAGGAGGTCGGAAGGGCCACAactgatttattgtgctatttaatgataatatgcatgtttatgtgtattaaatatccaTGTCAACCCATTTCTCATTAATTGGGGGATTTTCATATTGTGGCCCGTTCGGGCATAtctgacatatatgtgatatatgtgtgtggtgctttattattatttggttatgctagggttactcagcgcgagacgatcctagaaggtaagctagtggaaaagtcacaactggATTTATgattgactcggagtgagtcaggGGGTATTTACAGCATTgttgggttattgggtaatgggaataaatatttggtgataaattgggagttagtttGGTCAGTGGggaaattttgtaagttttgactatgttgccctcggggacgttttcgggatcccgagcattaggattttttcgaggctacttaagcttcaattaacctgttaagaaataaaaagaacgttcatacCAATCTCTATCCCTCTAAGTTcaattttcgtctcccgatcgcattttctaAGGAAACTTGAGTTATAGGACtaggattcaagcgaggatcgtgtaatgaacctttaaattgtATTTTTTGGTTCTCAATGTGTACAGTACATGTTaaagtgaaacgttatatcttaaccaaaatttttaatctctACGCTTCtgatcatacttagttacacgatcatggtgaaatgactcggttagcgagtttaacactgtttaaaatgtaCTCCTATATCCAAtacctggagtttagggcgttacaatagcgAGTTTAAATCTCACCTTTTCTCCATGAGTGTCGATTATCTTCTGCCCTGATGATTTTGTTACATGTTATGTGGATATGAAGCTTCTAAATTTTTGGGTTGTTAACCTAAGACCTGACCCATAGATCTATGTTACCGTATAAGAATGCCACAAActcatgtgagttatattataatgtaaCTATGTTGGCATGTTTAGGTGCATTAAACATGAATGTGGGCCCATATCTTATTAgcagggcattttcataattttggcccgttgatgacATATTTGAATGTATGTATGATATATGATTGTGACCACATCATTATGTCGATGTATTTGGGTTAtccagcacgaggcgatcctccCGGGGCAATTAAGCTGTTTACTCATAAAGATTAACACATTTTGAACTTCTTGGTCTTCTCTCTCTTTACCACTTCGGGGTTTAGCTGAATTCTGAAGAAGGGATGCTCAAAATATGGAGGTCTGAATCTGGGGTTGAAGTGGGAAAATATAAAGGTCGCGACTCTTCTTGAAGGTAAGATATTGCTCTGTTTCTTGGTAAATCTCAGATGtggttttagttttttccaaactTTTAAACCAATGATTGGGTTTTGATTTAGGTTAGAGATTGAGTTTAGGTTTTGGGATGTTCgtatgtgttatccaaaaaacagacacGGATGACATGGCAGGAgatttctgaacacgtggctgacacctggcaaagttCTGTTAGAGTTTCGACCAGATAGATATTGCATGCATAacagttgagtttttcttacgactagcctggtcgtacactccgcatatttcaagataattttgtaaagatcttagtcaatcccgagattgtctccaataattcctgatgatccgattaattaggagagaatatctgtaactaattaatatctgtaactaattaattaggagagaatatctgtaactaattaatgtaatcctctgtgagcctataaatagagaaagatagttcaaggatgggactttttgactttttgattacttgagagtatagatttacgagaggattagagctaatacattacgatatattgtttattattcagaggttggtgaaactcatagaaccctaattctttgatcactcctttgaatcctatatcaataataactcaagtggacgtaggttattaccagtttctggggccgaaccactataaattcttgtgtgctttattgtttttgtcattatattaaTTCtgacatatctgtccacatcaagcatttttgactccgtgtcagttgaccaaaatcagggtcaacagtatGCTTATGATGAGTGTATTTTTTTTTGCACGTGGTAACGAACCCTAACCCTAATTAATAGGTAAGGGGAGACAATGGGCCGCATGggccaaaccagtcgtggggtgcctgaacacgtaCGTTTATGCTGGGTGTCCGAGAATTccggaatggaatagacacgtgatgtatgatatgcgcacgtttacattgcgtggttgacttcacaaataGTCGGGGATGCCAGATCTACGCTGCACCTTGAGCTTGTTGTGGTgtcagctcgtgatatccatactgctgacccgtTGCCTTCGAGTATGCTGCCAACTCTTTTATTAACTCGGGTTAAAGAGGTGGACACTCACAACAGCAGCTCTGGGTGGACGGTTTACACGTGGCGGACTGAATTAGGCCATTTTCCAGCTtgctaataactcgtggatatttagggcatacagCCATTTAAAAGCTTCTAACGTCTCCCGAGGGTAAAATCGCCCTCttcaacctatctcgttaatcataattaacgctctccaattcccgctattctcaaataccaattatTCTTATCCCGtgaccctttaattctcggtaacgctctaatcaccgaAATCATgttgactcaccccgagccccgaggtTAAACTttttatgaccaaaccgatagtttatattcaGAGATCGtcccatgccgaatagctcgaacaaatccacattataacgtggcctcaacaattaatcacaatcatgcacccaaatatacaaatataccatgaacgggccaaattaccaaaataaaaCATTGTCGTTAATTCGTAAGCAAAATCACTAATAACAATTTCATCTAATAGTATTTACTTACATGTAAATACaaaaaaatagatgaaaataaatatttatattacagGGTGTACATGGatcatatattatttgtaaaaaaaatttaactCGTCAGTTACCCGTACTACAATACACTTTCCTGATATTGGTATATTGTAAGTGGTAGATGATTTTTGGACTATATATACATGGGCGGGATTGCCCATCCATATTTTGAGATCACAGCAAGAAGCTTAACGAACAGTGAACTTAATAACATACACTCTGCCAACCCACTTCTCACGACCTAAGTTTGGAATGGCCACCTCCATCGATGACACTGTCAAGGGAACAAGCGAAGTTGTTTCCGATACGGACTCCAACACAGTGGCAAACACTGAGACTAGTGGTGATAGGGGGAAATGTGTCATTCTCGCGCTGCCTCCTCGCGTGAAAGTGGAGAAGAAGGAATTGGGGAAGGGTTTGACAATGACAACCTTTGAAACACGGCAAAAAACACCCTTGACCGAGGGGAATCCCAAGGGAAAACGACTACGTATTTGTTGGGACTTTGATAGTTATGTGGAGGATGTCTTAGGGAGGTTCAAGACAGCTCTGAAGGAGGCAGAAGAAGGTGTGAAAAAAACAAGCCAAGAGGGTGTGACAAAGGCGGCCGTGCAGAAAATGGAGGAGAGTGTTCGGGTCATGGATATGTGCCTGGCAGAGTTGGACAACTTATGTTAAATTAATTTTCTGAATATGCAGTGCCATTGCCAAGTAATGTTTCTTTTGTTTAATCTTATGGATGTCCTCATTTTGAACATTGGGTCATCATTAGTTAGCACGTAACGATTATGGCCTTAGTATCTGTCTTTACTCTGTAAAACCAGTGAATGACGATGATGGTAATGTAGTTACTATGTACTTTAACAATTCCAACTACGGTTGGACAATGAGAGTACTTATATATTTTGCAATGACCATCTCTAATAACTTGCTACATGGCCTTTGAGGATTGGGATGATGAGGTGATCAGTTCAAGTTAAAGATTAACAAAAGGAAGTTATATTTTCTCTTTCTCACATATATGAAAACACCTGGGGGGTTTTGTGGGGaacaatgtaacgccctggttaccccagaacagttacagtgaaccgaaaatttgacccgctacccgagtcctttggttaaaaacgtgatctaagtgttattattaggataaggtgaaaaaccaataaaaaggaaaggatatacttcattaagtaaataaactgctcatgagcctttcaaaatgtttacaatcTGTTCATAACACAAAAgggtcgctacagtttcaaatttacaatccttgccgacctaagcggcaaaaatagggtaatcccctagtccctctgagaactccctgaccgtggtggtcaagcggccccgtatgtacacaacatcgcccaagctctccactcagggctggatgagcttctctttccctttacctgcaccacgtagaaaccatgagccaaggcccggcaagaaagcacaataaagcatgatataatatcaacaatagtcATGATAACCGTTCAGGATCAACAGATCAAGCAGatgggtgacaatagccaaaagtcacaataatgggtacaactccctttagccatgtgacgataaggtcaccagggcttaactcaTAAgtagttctttcataagtttaacCAGgttaggtgcatggtgattggtcaccaacataaccttcctcccgactctagagtcgtaactgcggacaacgtcccctagccatgtgacaaacggtcaccggggtcatataccttggctaagtacatctggtcttagaccaggcaagcccTTATAAGTTCTTTGACCTTAGAGTCGGTCCCACATTAATGCCACAGAGCCATTCAATGTGTGTTTCttgaccttagggttggtccctgactagtcagtgtcataaacaagtaatcagcgttcactagcatttaatatgcaatccatgtccacatatatcaaccaacatgcctcaatatcaaaccatgcatgtcatatatccaTACAGGGTGCagctgtattcatacactgttttcttacctctggttcaagtgagaattattatatgaacgacccctgagaacgatcaatctttaaattcctcgacggtcacctggtcataaccaaaatataggattcatcaataaaaatgataacagagggttcccaaaccaaaacctagcctccgagacatcaaacactacccaaccaggtactaggttcaaccgcgaggcctaaggtttgaatccccaagctaaaaaccccattttggctaaaatgaccttaagggccgcgaccctcccctgccagacgccaagggccgcagcGCAACACAGCCGCggcgcggcgcccagcccagaccagccatAAAGGCTGCACGCACCAGAAATTTTCCCCTgtatttttcctctcaaaccagcccctcaaaccaacccaaaacctcttccaaacactcatttaaacctccaaacatcacccataactcaccctcatcaaaacccaaacttatcatcaatcaaaacctcttcaaatccacacttccatcaagaaatcaaaaactgcaaaactaaagagaaaaacagagcaccACCTGAATTCAAGACCAAAACTCACCTCAAAACCagctttgaaccttcctcaacaactgaactaagtccacaacctcagccttcaagttccctagcttaatatcccaccttgagctcaagaacaccaaagaagagatTAAGGGAAGTGATGTACGGGGAAGAGGAAGAGAaaccctgtttttgttctgtttaatctataaccttctacagccaactaaagggtaatataaatcctttcaaatgaccaaaatacccttatgtcatcaaaagcttctcaaattattctaagggtaaaattggtactttccacttatcccgttaatcataattaacgcttcccaattcccgctaatctcaatatcctcaaacaccaataattcatatcccgttaccctaaaatccccggtaatgctataatcattaatatcaccccgagactcaccccgagctcaaacctgttatgaccaaaccgataaattatgt
This genomic interval from Humulus lupulus chromosome 8, drHumLupu1.1, whole genome shotgun sequence contains the following:
- the LOC133793891 gene encoding uncharacterized protein LOC133793891 translates to MSTYPFFVVYVGRRPGVYTTWGVTHAQIFDFPGGRFEGFNSLTEALEAFRQFRRDNGGHPNIGSEEFEIDLESGIRSRVVGRTIDEEDVANAYRMGMLMGVLRAESHRYDRLRERFRAELAASDSPGPSNTGNDVGEGSSHRTGVTSPSGGEEQIGEGERKDPSDNGGDD